A genomic region of Jeotgalibaca ciconiae contains the following coding sequences:
- a CDS encoding ribose-phosphate diphosphokinase yields the protein MLDKKAKPNFRIFALNSNRLLAEKIAGSLGMELGKATVSRFSDGETRIDIDESIRGAHVYLIQSTSTPVDVHVMETLIMIDALKRASAQTVNVVIPYYGYARQDRKALPREPITAKLVANLLETAGAARVIALDLHAVQIQGFFDIPVDHLLGGSLLADYFIERKIVGEEIVVVATNHSAVSRARKMAEYLITPIAIIDKRWIEADDSNIVNIIGDVAGKTCILIDDLIDTAETITSAAQELVENGATDVYAAATHAVFSGPSIKCLEESPIKKIIVTDSIYLPEEKQFDKVVQVTVSELLADAIKRVYENKSVSPLFEKKYEGRME from the coding sequence ATATTGGATAAAAAAGCAAAACCAAATTTTAGAATATTTGCACTTAATTCGAATCGTCTTTTGGCGGAAAAAATCGCTGGTTCTTTAGGAATGGAACTGGGAAAAGCGACCGTATCACGGTTTAGTGATGGAGAAACTCGTATCGATATCGATGAAAGTATTCGAGGAGCACATGTCTATCTGATTCAATCTACTTCAACTCCAGTAGATGTACATGTAATGGAGACGCTCATCATGATTGATGCGTTGAAACGGGCGAGTGCGCAAACTGTAAATGTCGTGATACCTTATTATGGATATGCTCGCCAAGATCGGAAAGCTCTTCCCCGAGAACCGATTACTGCCAAGCTTGTCGCAAACTTGTTGGAGACAGCAGGAGCAGCTCGGGTAATCGCATTAGATTTGCATGCGGTCCAAATTCAAGGGTTCTTTGATATTCCTGTTGACCACTTATTGGGCGGTTCTTTGCTTGCGGATTATTTCATTGAACGAAAAATCGTTGGAGAAGAGATAGTAGTCGTGGCTACTAATCACAGTGCGGTAAGTCGTGCACGAAAAATGGCTGAATATTTAATAACTCCCATAGCAATTATAGATAAAAGATGGATAGAAGCTGACGATTCTAATATAGTGAACATCATAGGAGATGTGGCCGGAAAAACCTGTATTTTGATTGACGATTTAATTGATACAGCCGAAACTATTACATCCGCTGCGCAAGAACTAGTAGAAAATGGTGCCACAGATGTGTATGCAGCCGCGACACACGCCGTTTTTTCTGGTCCATCGATTAAATGTCTAGAAGAATCACCAATCAAGAAGATTATTGTGACCGATTCGATTTACTTACCAGAAGAAAAACAATTTGATAAGGTGGTCCAAGTGACTGTCTCAGAACTATTAGCTGATGCAATTAAACGAGTTTATGAAAATAAATCTGTCAGCCCTTTGTTTGAGAAGAAATATGAAGGACGTATGGAGTAA